The Alkalibacter saccharofermentans DSM 14828 genome has a window encoding:
- a CDS encoding SLC13 family permease, with protein MLTDIQLVFIILALTILCFLTPRFRSDMVALSSLMALYLTGLLTVQEALSGFANSVVIMIAALFVVGEGIFQTGLAERAGNLLVKHTGNSEFKMTIFMMLLVALLSGFISNTGTIAIFIPMVVSFCRKMQIHPGKLLMPLAFTSSMGGTLTLIGTAPNLLASQTLVDYGYDSLKFVSFTAIGAIVLVVGITYLWFIGRKMLDRPHENDAHSANQSEDIDLLKEYNISQYIHHINIPEGFEDEGKTLRDIKWRSVYNITVLEVIRKPAKKQFLLPKSTLRFLPGADYSPKSGDYLIVYGHKEAIYKLIEDKGVEITEENDSGDFMLEKARLAEVILTPQSAFINQSIEDIRFRDKYDLTILALKHQYKDARRPDQNEMLLYGDTMLVYGEWKDINLLHEEKRDTVVLSHVRKPAAALPHPGRSFLAGLILIWMIFMMVFEVLPTVITVIMTALIIVFTRCVRQTDHAYRSINWHTIILIACMLPMATALEKTGGIEYISERLVAGLGDVGPLAVMAGLYIIASVFSQFISNTATAVLLYPVAIMTSQNLVVSPYPMVMAVAFAASMAFATPVATPPNAMVMAAGKYKFMDFMRVGAPVQLITAIFIILFLPIFFPF; from the coding sequence ATGCTTACGGATATTCAACTGGTTTTTATTATTTTGGCTTTAACCATCCTGTGTTTTCTTACACCACGCTTTCGCTCGGATATGGTGGCCTTGTCATCATTGATGGCACTTTATCTTACCGGACTTCTAACGGTACAAGAGGCGTTGTCAGGATTTGCCAACAGCGTGGTCATTATGATTGCCGCACTATTTGTGGTGGGTGAAGGCATTTTTCAAACAGGTCTTGCAGAAAGAGCCGGCAATTTGTTGGTAAAGCACACTGGGAATAGTGAATTTAAAATGACCATATTTATGATGCTTCTGGTTGCACTGCTTAGCGGTTTTATTAGCAACACAGGGACTATAGCCATCTTTATACCCATGGTAGTCAGCTTTTGCCGAAAGATGCAAATACATCCTGGAAAGTTGCTTATGCCTTTAGCCTTTACCAGCAGCATGGGTGGGACATTAACCCTTATAGGGACAGCCCCAAACCTTCTAGCCAGTCAGACGCTGGTAGATTACGGATATGATTCACTTAAATTTGTTTCATTTACAGCAATAGGTGCCATTGTTCTTGTAGTGGGCATCACTTACCTTTGGTTTATAGGTCGCAAAATGCTGGATAGGCCACATGAAAATGATGCTCATAGCGCCAATCAATCTGAAGATATCGATCTTTTGAAGGAATACAACATAAGCCAATATATCCATCATATCAATATACCTGAAGGATTTGAAGATGAGGGGAAGACTCTTAGGGACATAAAATGGAGATCTGTCTACAATATCACGGTACTTGAGGTAATCAGAAAGCCTGCAAAGAAACAGTTCCTTCTTCCTAAGTCCACTCTGCGATTTTTGCCAGGAGCCGACTATTCACCAAAATCAGGTGATTATCTTATCGTATATGGTCACAAAGAAGCCATTTACAAGCTGATTGAAGATAAGGGTGTTGAAATTACTGAGGAAAACGACTCTGGAGATTTTATGCTTGAGAAAGCTAGATTGGCGGAAGTTATATTGACGCCCCAGTCAGCGTTTATTAATCAGTCCATAGAAGACATTCGTTTTAGGGATAAATACGATTTAACGATATTAGCCCTTAAGCATCAATACAAAGATGCAAGACGTCCCGATCAAAACGAGATGCTTTTGTATGGCGATACAATGCTTGTGTATGGAGAGTGGAAGGATATCAACCTATTGCATGAGGAAAAGAGAGATACGGTTGTGTTGAGCCATGTCAGAAAACCTGCAGCTGCCCTCCCTCATCCTGGCAGATCTTTTTTGGCAGGGCTAATTCTTATATGGATGATATTTATGATGGTTTTTGAAGTGCTGCCAACTGTCATAACCGTAATAATGACTGCCCTTATCATAGTATTTACCCGCTGCGTACGGCAGACGGATCACGCATACCGTTCTATAAACTGGCATACAATCATTCTTATAGCGTGTATGCTTCCAATGGCTACTGCTCTTGAAAAGACAGGGGGGATTGAGTATATTTCTGAAAGACTGGTTGCTGGTCTAGGGGATGTTGGGCCTTTGGCAGTAATGGCTGGACTTTATATTATAGCATCGGTATTTAGCCAGTTTATAAGCAATACTGCCACAGCTGTGCTGTTATACCCCGTTGCCATCATGACATCTCAGAATTTGGTGGTAAGTCCTTATCCAATGGTTATGGCCGTGGCATTTGCAGCCAGCATGGCTTTTGCAACACCCGTGGCTACACCGCCTAATGCCATGGTCATGGCTGCCGGAAAATATAAATTTATGGATTTTATGCGAGTAGGAGCACCGGTACAGCTCATAACTGCTATATTCATTATTTTATTTCTGCCTATTTTTTTTCCGTTTTAA
- the metF gene encoding methylenetetrahydrofolate reductase [NAD(P)H] has protein sequence MKTSALFKQKRVLSFEVFPPKQSGSVESFYSTVEELKDLAPDFISVTSGAGGSENNTETLEIASTIKNKYGIESVVHLPGINLDKKEALKVLDDLKNAGIENILALRGDENPTFTPKNDFKHASDLISFIEDNGDFNIIAACYPENHLECPTAIEDIHNLKYKVDAGTNQLITQLFFDNSYFYDFRERAAIAGIDVPIEAGIMPVVNKRQIERMVSLCGVDLPKKFLSIINTFENNPEALLEAGIAYAVDQIVDLTANGVDGIHLYTMNNPYITRRIYESISTLLTS, from the coding sequence ATGAAGACATCTGCATTATTCAAACAGAAAAGAGTTTTATCATTTGAAGTGTTTCCTCCTAAACAAAGCGGTTCCGTCGAAAGCTTTTATTCCACAGTTGAGGAATTAAAAGACTTAGCACCGGATTTTATAAGCGTTACCTCTGGTGCAGGCGGAAGTGAGAATAACACCGAAACTCTTGAAATCGCATCCACTATAAAAAATAAATACGGAATTGAAAGCGTCGTACATCTTCCGGGTATCAATCTAGATAAAAAAGAAGCTTTGAAAGTTTTAGATGATTTAAAGAACGCCGGCATTGAAAATATCCTGGCTTTAAGGGGTGATGAAAACCCCACCTTCACTCCCAAGAATGATTTTAAGCATGCAAGTGATTTGATATCCTTCATAGAAGATAATGGTGATTTCAATATAATAGCAGCTTGTTATCCTGAAAATCACTTGGAATGTCCGACTGCAATTGAAGATATCCACAATCTAAAATACAAGGTGGATGCAGGTACCAATCAGCTTATAACACAATTATTTTTTGACAACAGCTATTTTTATGACTTTAGAGAGCGCGCAGCCATTGCCGGCATAGATGTTCCAATTGAGGCAGGCATCATGCCTGTAGTAAACAAGAGACAGATTGAACGCATGGTCAGCCTTTGCGGAGTTGATCTGCCTAAAAAATTTCTATCCATCATCAACACCTTCGAAAATAATCCAGAAGCACTTCTAGAAGCCGGTATAGCCTACGCAGTTGACCAAATCGTCGATTTAACAGCCAATGGAGTTGACGGCATTCACCTATACACGATGAACAACCCATATATTACCCGTAGAATCTACGAGTCTATAAGTACATTGCTCACATCATGA
- a CDS encoding LysR family transcriptional regulator, with protein sequence MTLQQLKYIIKIVECGSITEAAKQLFITQPSLSSAVKELERELGLEIFFRTSKGISLSAEGTEFLSYARQIIEQTELMEQRYMGKKPSRRLCSISTQHYAFAVNAFVELLLGLDVDEYEFTLRETRTYEIIEDVKNLRSEIGILYFSDFNEKVITKMLKENHLAFTLLFEAEPHVFISSKHPLATNTLVTLEDLNEYPFLAFEQGEYNSFYFSEEILSTVPRKKIIHVSDRATLFNLLIGLNGYTISSGFLSRDLNGDDIASVPLATDERMRIGWIANEKSHLSRLAREYVTMLERVICDYGYNENMK encoded by the coding sequence ATGACACTGCAGCAACTTAAATATATAATCAAAATTGTCGAATGCGGCTCGATTACCGAAGCTGCTAAGCAGCTTTTTATAACACAGCCCAGCCTATCGAGTGCTGTCAAGGAACTTGAAAGAGAATTGGGGCTTGAGATATTTTTTCGGACGTCAAAAGGCATAAGCTTATCTGCCGAAGGCACGGAATTTCTTTCTTATGCACGTCAGATCATAGAACAGACCGAGCTTATGGAACAGAGATATATGGGAAAAAAGCCTTCAAGAAGACTCTGTTCGATATCCACTCAGCATTATGCTTTTGCAGTAAATGCCTTTGTAGAATTGCTTTTGGGTTTAGATGTAGATGAGTATGAATTCACTCTTCGCGAAACAAGAACTTATGAAATTATTGAAGATGTCAAAAATTTGCGAAGTGAAATCGGGATATTATACTTCAGCGATTTTAATGAAAAAGTCATTACTAAAATGCTTAAGGAAAACCACCTGGCATTTACTCTGCTTTTTGAAGCTGAACCCCACGTATTCATAAGCTCCAAACACCCACTTGCAACAAACACCCTAGTTACTCTTGAAGATTTAAATGAATATCCTTTTCTGGCATTCGAACAGGGAGAGTACAACTCATTTTATTTTTCAGAAGAGATCCTAAGCACTGTGCCCAGAAAGAAAATAATCCATGTAAGCGACCGGGCTACGCTATTTAACCTTCTTATCGGATTAAATGGATATACGATTAGTTCAGGGTTTCTAAGCCGGGATTTAAATGGGGACGATATTGCATCTGTGCCCCTTGCAACAGATGAGCGGATGCGCATAGGCTGGATCGCCAACGAAAAATCGCATCTGAGCCGATTGGCGCGTGAATATGTAACTATGCTCGAAAGAGTAATCTGTGATTATGGATATAATGAAAATATGAAATAA
- a CDS encoding MIP/aquaporin family protein, which translates to MKKILLGELLAEFIGTLILIFIGAGCVAGLVLTGASYTQWEISIIWGLGVTMAIYITGAVSGTHINPAVTIALAVFRGFSWNKVVPYILAQIAGAFTGAALVYNMYRGAFIVFEQEMGNVRGSLESLQTAGIFSTYPQSYVGNGQAFFIEVVITAFLLMVILAVTDNKNPNAPNGKYAPFAGVLIGLTIAIIGASFGPLTGFAMNPARDLGPKLFTALAGWGSIGLPGPNNYFWVPIVGPITGALIGGFIYCNAIRINIPGLVIKDEEKLFRKH; encoded by the coding sequence ATGAAAAAGATTTTATTAGGGGAGCTACTTGCAGAGTTTATAGGAACATTGATTTTAATATTTATTGGTGCAGGATGTGTAGCAGGTTTAGTCTTAACCGGTGCATCTTACACCCAATGGGAGATTAGCATTATTTGGGGTCTTGGAGTAACCATGGCAATTTATATAACTGGTGCTGTATCTGGGACTCATATTAATCCAGCAGTCACTATAGCACTAGCGGTCTTTAGAGGATTCTCTTGGAATAAAGTAGTTCCTTATATTCTTGCACAGATTGCGGGAGCCTTTACTGGTGCAGCTTTAGTTTATAATATGTACAGAGGAGCATTTATAGTATTTGAACAAGAAATGGGAAACGTAAGGGGAAGTCTAGAGAGTCTGCAGACTGCGGGGATTTTTTCAACTTATCCACAATCCTATGTAGGTAATGGTCAAGCCTTCTTTATAGAAGTTGTCATTACTGCATTTTTATTAATGGTAATTTTGGCTGTAACAGATAATAAAAATCCTAATGCACCTAACGGAAAATATGCGCCCTTTGCAGGAGTTTTAATTGGATTGACTATTGCAATCATAGGGGCTTCCTTTGGACCATTAACAGGGTTTGCTATGAATCCTGCTAGAGATTTAGGACCAAAGTTGTTTACGGCATTAGCAGGTTGGGGAAGCATAGGTTTGCCAGGACCAAACAATTACTTTTGGGTACCTATCGTAGGACCAATAACAGGTGCCCTTATTGGTGGATTTATTTACTGTAATGCTATTAGAATAAATATTCCAGGTCTTGTTATAAAGGATGAAGAAAAGTTATTTCGAAAGCATTAG